The proteins below are encoded in one region of Paenibacillus sp. YYML68:
- a CDS encoding MFS transporter has product MSRLGSRAQHILFVIVTVLYWCSMYVYMPILSPYLEHVGIAYTMVGVVLGSYGFTQILLRLPTGIVSDRLRKRKPFVVLGLLCLSLSCVCFLVSEQLGWMLGGRILAGVGASSWVAFTVMYAGMHAKEQTSRAMGMISLLIAGGQLLGMSMSGLLVESFGWLSAFWAGAGIGLAGCLLALGLKEPGGLEDRKPMRLEDVLPVMKDRLLWKVSTLSILAHSVLFITMFGFTPSYALHLGASKLQLTLLVLAFMVPHAATAYYSGRSLAPRFGAWPVVLTGFVVSAVCSAATSVVPTFGLLVLTQAVNGCVQGLHFPLLLSLSIQHVAEEKRATAMGFYQATYAIGMFAGPFLAGALNDWGGLRSGFYFAGLVGLIAAYLTHRWFLSASVRSVKGPVPVQGKTETS; this is encoded by the coding sequence ATGAGTCGATTGGGGAGCCGAGCTCAGCATATTCTGTTTGTCATCGTCACCGTACTGTACTGGTGCTCGATGTATGTCTATATGCCGATTCTGTCTCCATATCTGGAGCATGTCGGTATCGCCTACACGATGGTCGGAGTCGTGTTGGGTAGCTACGGCTTCACCCAGATCTTACTTCGTCTGCCCACTGGCATCGTATCGGATCGTCTGCGCAAGCGAAAGCCGTTCGTCGTGCTCGGACTGCTGTGCTTGTCGCTGAGCTGCGTCTGCTTCCTCGTCAGCGAGCAGCTCGGCTGGATGCTCGGCGGACGTATTCTCGCCGGGGTCGGGGCATCGTCCTGGGTCGCGTTCACGGTCATGTACGCGGGTATGCATGCTAAGGAGCAAACGTCTCGCGCGATGGGGATGATCAGTCTGCTCATCGCAGGCGGTCAATTGCTCGGCATGAGCATGAGCGGGCTGCTCGTCGAATCGTTCGGCTGGTTATCCGCGTTCTGGGCGGGGGCTGGGATCGGTCTTGCCGGTTGCCTGCTCGCACTCGGACTGAAGGAGCCTGGCGGACTGGAGGACCGCAAGCCGATGCGGCTCGAGGACGTGCTGCCCGTCATGAAGGATCGGCTCTTGTGGAAAGTATCAACGCTATCGATACTCGCCCATAGCGTGCTGTTCATCACGATGTTCGGCTTCACGCCGTCCTATGCGCTGCATCTCGGTGCAAGCAAGCTGCAGTTAACGCTCCTCGTGCTCGCCTTCATGGTGCCGCATGCTGCGACGGCGTACTACTCGGGTCGCTCGCTTGCGCCGCGCTTCGGCGCTTGGCCGGTCGTGCTGACGGGCTTCGTCGTCAGCGCCGTGTGCTCGGCCGCGACGTCGGTCGTGCCGACGTTCGGGCTGCTCGTGCTGACGCAGGCAGTGAACGGCTGCGTGCAGGGGCTGCACTTCCCACTGCTGCTCAGCCTGTCGATCCAGCATGTGGCCGAGGAGAAGCGGGCAACAGCTATGGGCTTCTACCAGGCGACGTATGCGATCGGCATGTTCGCCGGGCCGTTCCTTGCCGGAGCGTTGAACGATTGGGGCGGACTGCGCAGCGGCTTCTACTTCGCGGGGCTCGTAGGTCTGATTGCCGCGTACTTGACGCATCGCTGGTTCTTGTCTGCTAGCGTGCGTAGCGTGAAGGGACCTGTACCGGTGCAGGGCAAAACGGAGACGTCATAG
- a CDS encoding 2-oxoacid:acceptor oxidoreductase family protein gives MKVLPKTNELGFFEIRLESIGGLGANLAGKMLAEAGVVGSGFNGVSFSSYGSEKKGSPVKAHIRFCDLDVNIRDTTPVERPHVVGVFHENLSKTNNVISGIYEDSVVLVNSEKDPELLKDKLKMIGGTLAVVDATGIALDEKNRVNMAMLGGLFRLCEFLDFEHMKSIIRKSLEKKYPGAVEPALRTFQRGYDEVKFQTFAVPEGQEMPKPTRWDVPVYGYLSQAIGGMVSNPGNSILKDLSISRSGMMPHFDDEKCIHCAACDTACPDFCFVWDEQADKKGRPQMFLQGIDYQYCKGCLKCVVACPTEALSSNRETEGYAEEHRVPHRFDLAQNN, from the coding sequence ATGAAGGTTCTTCCGAAAACGAACGAACTCGGTTTCTTTGAAATTCGGCTCGAATCGATCGGTGGTCTGGGAGCCAACCTCGCGGGTAAAATGCTCGCTGAAGCTGGTGTTGTTGGTAGCGGTTTCAACGGCGTAAGCTTCTCTTCCTACGGCTCCGAGAAAAAAGGTTCTCCGGTTAAGGCACATATCCGCTTCTGCGATCTGGATGTGAACATCCGTGATACGACGCCTGTTGAGCGTCCGCACGTCGTCGGCGTGTTCCATGAAAACCTGTCCAAAACAAATAACGTCATTAGTGGCATCTATGAAGATTCTGTTGTTCTGGTCAATTCTGAGAAGGATCCGGAGCTGTTGAAGGATAAGCTGAAAATGATCGGGGGCACGCTCGCGGTTGTTGATGCTACAGGCATTGCGCTTGATGAGAAAAACCGTGTCAACATGGCGATGCTGGGCGGACTGTTCCGTCTGTGCGAGTTCCTCGACTTCGAGCATATGAAGAGCATTATTCGCAAAAGTCTGGAGAAGAAGTATCCGGGTGCAGTAGAGCCGGCTCTGCGCACGTTCCAGCGCGGCTACGACGAGGTGAAGTTCCAGACGTTCGCCGTTCCGGAAGGTCAAGAGATGCCGAAGCCTACACGTTGGGACGTTCCGGTATATGGCTACCTGTCCCAAGCAATCGGCGGTATGGTATCGAATCCGGGTAACAGCATTCTGAAGGATTTGTCGATCTCCCGCAGCGGCATGATGCCTCACTTCGACGATGAGAAGTGCATTCACTGTGCAGCCTGTGATACGGCCTGTCCAGACTTCTGCTTCGTGTGGGATGAGCAGGCGGACAAGAAGGGCAGGCCGCAAATGTTCCTGCAGGGCATCGATTATCAATATTGCAAGGGCTGTCTGAAGTGTGTCGTAGCCTGTCCGACCGAGGCGCTGTCCTCGAACCGTGAGACGGAAGGCTATGCGGAGGAGCACCGTGTTCCTCATCGTTTCGACCTGGCGCAAAACAATTGA
- a CDS encoding thiamine pyrophosphate-dependent enzyme → MSIDINKEVSKGTVEQRMVYESGNEMAAYAAHQINYHVMGYFPISPSTEVAQFLDLMKANGQHDIKLIPADGEHGSAGICYGASTAGGRVFNATSANGYLYMLEQMPVQSGTRFPMVMNLVCRSVSGPLNIHGDHSDLYYALNTGWPILMCRDPQAVYDMNIMAIKLAEDPEVRLPVIVASDGYFTSHQKRRVQTFAKREDVHAFVGEAPQNFPHVLDRNNPITVGPYMNEPDYINNCYQQSEAMYRAGEVFDRIQKEYEQLTGREYPILDLYRMEDAEVAVFLMNSSSEIIKDVVDQLREQGIKAGSIAPNMIRPFPAKQIAEALKNVKAVTIGDRADSYGAHGGNMSLEIRAALFTAGYTDTQVISRVYGLGGKDFYAEDGHAFFQMAIDAMNAGKVDVPFDYYGHTAGDPNKKPMRVIEPMKYEDLNTGLITVNKDEETGQLKVKVPPIRQLTKKPKRLAPGHGACPGCGIFSGLELFFKGIEGDIVALFHTGCAMVVTTGYPYSSHKATYIHNLFQSGAATLSGVVEMFWERKRRGELDHLNLPADFTFVMITGDGGMDIGMGPAIGAALRNHKMIILEYDNEGYMNTGAQLSYSTPLGHRTSTSNVGKHQGGKLFHHKDTPQIMAATNIPYVFTGSESLPQDLLKKAAKAQYYAQNEGLVYGKILITCPLNWLSEEQIGQTLIDEAVNSCFFPMYEIENGVTTITYNPEDKNKRIPVGDWLKNMGKTKHLTKPEYADALQSFENEVERRWSRLKARHENAYL, encoded by the coding sequence ATGTCTATCGATATCAATAAAGAAGTAAGCAAGGGCACCGTGGAGCAGCGTATGGTGTACGAGTCGGGTAACGAGATGGCAGCCTATGCGGCTCATCAAATTAACTATCACGTAATGGGATATTTCCCAATCTCCCCATCGACCGAGGTGGCTCAGTTCCTCGACTTGATGAAGGCGAACGGGCAGCATGACATTAAGCTGATTCCAGCTGACGGCGAGCACGGCTCCGCAGGTATTTGCTACGGTGCGTCGACGGCGGGCGGTCGCGTATTCAACGCGACGAGCGCGAACGGTTACCTGTACATGCTCGAGCAAATGCCGGTGCAGTCGGGAACACGCTTCCCGATGGTTATGAACCTCGTCTGCCGCTCGGTATCCGGACCGCTGAACATTCACGGTGATCACTCCGACCTGTACTACGCGCTGAACACGGGCTGGCCGATTCTGATGTGTCGTGACCCGCAGGCCGTATACGATATGAATATTATGGCGATCAAGCTTGCGGAGGACCCTGAGGTTCGCTTGCCGGTTATCGTGGCTTCCGACGGCTACTTCACATCTCACCAGAAGCGCCGTGTCCAGACGTTCGCGAAGCGTGAGGACGTACATGCGTTCGTCGGCGAAGCGCCGCAAAACTTCCCGCACGTGCTTGATCGGAACAATCCGATCACCGTTGGTCCTTACATGAACGAGCCGGACTACATCAACAACTGCTACCAGCAGTCTGAAGCGATGTACCGTGCTGGTGAAGTGTTCGATCGCATTCAGAAGGAATACGAGCAGCTGACAGGCCGCGAGTATCCGATCCTCGACCTGTACCGGATGGAGGATGCTGAGGTAGCGGTCTTCCTGATGAACTCCTCGTCGGAGATCATCAAGGACGTTGTCGACCAGCTCCGCGAGCAGGGCATCAAGGCCGGCTCGATCGCGCCGAACATGATTCGTCCGTTCCCGGCGAAGCAGATTGCCGAGGCGCTCAAGAACGTGAAGGCTGTTACCATCGGTGACCGTGCAGACTCTTACGGCGCTCACGGCGGCAACATGTCGCTTGAGATTCGCGCAGCACTCTTCACAGCTGGCTATACCGACACGCAAGTCATCAGCCGTGTATATGGCCTCGGCGGTAAAGACTTCTACGCTGAGGATGGACATGCGTTCTTCCAGATGGCGATTGATGCGATGAATGCGGGCAAGGTAGATGTTCCGTTCGACTACTACGGACATACGGCTGGCGATCCGAACAAGAAGCCAATGCGCGTCATCGAGCCGATGAAGTACGAGGATCTGAACACAGGTCTTATTACGGTTAATAAAGATGAAGAAACAGGCCAGCTGAAGGTAAAGGTTCCACCGATCCGCCAGCTGACGAAGAAGCCGAAGCGTCTTGCTCCAGGTCACGGCGCATGTCCGGGCTGCGGTATCTTCTCCGGTCTCGAGCTGTTCTTCAAGGGTATCGAGGGCGATATCGTGGCGCTGTTCCATACAGGCTGCGCGATGGTTGTTACGACTGGTTATCCGTACTCCTCGCATAAGGCGACGTACATCCATAACTTGTTCCAGAGCGGTGCAGCTACGCTGTCCGGCGTCGTGGAAATGTTCTGGGAGCGTAAGCGCCGCGGCGAGCTCGATCATCTGAACCTGCCTGCGGACTTCACGTTCGTCATGATTACAGGCGATGGCGGTATGGACATCGGTATGGGTCCTGCGATCGGTGCTGCATTGCGTAACCATAAGATGATCATCCTCGAGTACGATAACGAGGGCTACATGAATACAGGCGCTCAGCTGTCGTATTCGACACCGCTCGGTCACCGTACCTCGACGTCGAACGTCGGCAAGCATCAGGGCGGTAAGCTGTTCCACCATAAGGATACGCCTCAGATTATGGCGGCGACGAACATTCCTTATGTGTTCACAGGCTCCGAGTCGCTTCCGCAGGACCTTCTGAAGAAGGCGGCGAAGGCGCAATACTATGCACAGAATGAAGGTCTGGTGTATGGTAAAATTCTGATCACGTGCCCGCTGAACTGGCTCTCCGAGGAGCAGATCGGTCAGACGCTGATCGACGAAGCGGTGAACAGCTGCTTCTTCCCGATGTACGAGATCGAGAATGGCGTAACGACGATCACGTACAATCCAGAGGACAAGAACAAGCGAATTCCGGTCGGCGACTGGCTCAAGAACATGGGCAAGACGAAGCATCTGACGAAGCCGGAATACGCAGATGCACTTCAATCGTTCGAGAACGAGGTCGAGCGTCGCTGGAGCCGTCTGAAGGCTAGACACGAGAATGCTTACCTGTAA
- a CDS encoding response regulator transcription factor gives MQVKERILIVEDEPHIARVLELELRHEGYEVTIATDGLRGLELAGSEAWSLIVLDVMLPGIDGLELLRRLRAEGSSVPVLLLTARDTTDNIVEGLDLGAGDYVTKPFAAPELLARIRSLIRLSRQTPVAGSCPGGELLHAAGLSLHTSTRKVERDGQSIELTPTEFELLHYMLKHQGEVLSRDRLIEDVWGYSHTGDTNVVDVYIRYLRQKIDQGYRPKLLQTVRGVGYRLEGAES, from the coding sequence ATGCAGGTGAAGGAGCGAATACTGATCGTAGAGGACGAGCCGCATATTGCGCGTGTGCTAGAGCTGGAGCTGCGGCACGAGGGCTATGAGGTGACGATTGCTACTGACGGGCTGCGCGGTCTGGAGCTGGCTGGTAGCGAGGCTTGGAGCTTGATTGTGCTAGATGTGATGCTGCCTGGAATCGATGGACTGGAGCTGCTGCGCAGATTAAGAGCGGAAGGAAGCTCTGTTCCTGTGCTGCTGCTGACGGCACGCGATACGACGGACAATATCGTTGAAGGGTTAGACCTTGGCGCTGGTGACTATGTCACCAAGCCATTCGCAGCGCCTGAGCTGCTGGCCCGCATCCGCAGCTTAATCAGGCTGTCTCGACAGACGCCAGTGGCTGGTAGCTGTCCCGGGGGTGAGCTGCTGCATGCAGCAGGACTCTCCCTACATACGTCTACTCGCAAGGTCGAGCGGGACGGTCAGTCGATTGAGCTGACGCCGACCGAGTTCGAGCTGCTGCATTACATGCTGAAGCATCAGGGTGAGGTGCTCAGCCGCGACCGTCTAATCGAGGACGTGTGGGGGTATTCGCATACTGGGGACACGAACGTCGTGGATGTGTATATCCGCTACCTGAGGCAGAAGATTGATCAAGGCTATAGGCCGAAGCTGCTACAGACCGTACGAGGTGTCGGCTATAGGCTGGAAGGTGCAGAGTCATGA
- a CDS encoding cell wall metabolism sensor histidine kinase WalK — MSLRTRFILLTSIWIMLIIAVFNVSLYYYISSKTTDNETRMLWNKAQIILRNPEVRVPANWARAELLQEFSDDQMMIRIISPEGSVKAGMSAHVRLSEYPIVYRTSYHSDLVNDFGFRMLFLQVPILDKGTQVGMLELGKALHVTSEWMELIDTGLLWTSGAAVVVALISGVFYTRFLSKPLRDLVDTMNRARTSRTFTGLHVKYTASSDEIGQLGLTFNELMDSLRDYDRKQRKFVSDASHELRTPLTVISSYVSMLRRWGWDDPLVREEALSAIDSEASRMKELITTLLRLAEVERLESHAAKLESLDLAQLVSETAGQLELAFERDIRLSCRPSRIPLRGSRSQLKQLIIILLDNALKYSCSAIQVIVESEHGHVRLVVADEGIGIPTEHLPNVFERFYRVDASKERAKSGSGLGLSIAKEIAERHGGSIEINSEVGAGTSVTVELPSVLETGGMAGS, encoded by the coding sequence ATGAGCCTCCGTACACGATTCATCCTGCTAACCTCGATCTGGATCATGCTCATCATCGCGGTGTTCAACGTGTCTCTCTACTATTATATATCGAGCAAGACGACGGACAACGAGACGCGCATGCTATGGAATAAGGCGCAAATTATATTGCGCAATCCCGAGGTGCGGGTGCCTGCGAATTGGGCGCGGGCGGAATTGCTGCAAGAATTCAGCGACGACCAGATGATGATCCGCATCATCTCGCCGGAAGGCTCGGTGAAGGCGGGGATGTCGGCGCACGTGCGGCTGTCAGAATATCCGATCGTCTACCGAACGAGCTATCATTCCGATCTGGTGAATGACTTCGGCTTCCGCATGCTATTCCTTCAGGTGCCGATTCTCGATAAGGGAACTCAAGTCGGCATGCTGGAGCTGGGTAAAGCGCTTCACGTGACCAGTGAGTGGATGGAGCTGATTGATACGGGCTTGCTGTGGACGAGCGGAGCCGCCGTCGTCGTTGCTCTCATTAGCGGTGTGTTCTATACCCGCTTCCTGTCCAAGCCACTCCGTGATCTGGTCGATACGATGAATCGGGCGCGAACGAGCCGTACGTTCACAGGGCTGCATGTGAAATATACCGCGTCGAGCGATGAGATCGGTCAGCTCGGCCTGACGTTCAATGAGCTGATGGATTCGCTTCGCGACTATGATCGGAAGCAGCGGAAATTCGTCTCCGATGCTTCCCATGAGCTCCGAACACCGTTGACCGTCATCTCTAGCTACGTGTCGATGCTGCGCAGATGGGGGTGGGACGACCCGCTCGTCCGAGAGGAGGCGCTTAGTGCTATTGACTCGGAGGCAAGTCGAATGAAGGAGCTCATCACGACGCTGCTCAGGCTGGCAGAGGTAGAGCGGCTTGAGTCTCACGCTGCGAAGCTGGAATCGCTCGATCTGGCACAGCTTGTGAGCGAGACAGCGGGTCAGCTTGAGCTTGCGTTCGAGCGGGACATTCGACTGAGCTGCAGGCCGAGTCGCATTCCTCTACGTGGAAGCCGCTCCCAGCTGAAGCAGCTGATCATTATTTTGCTCGATAATGCGCTCAAGTATAGTTGTTCTGCGATACAAGTCATCGTCGAGTCGGAGCATGGACACGTTCGGCTCGTCGTCGCCGATGAGGGCATCGGCATTCCTACGGAGCATCTGCCGAATGTGTTCGAGCGGTTCTATCGTGTCGATGCATCGAAGGAGCGAGCCAAGAGCGGAAGTGGTCTTGGGCTGTCGATCGCCAAGGAGATCGCGGAGCGTCACGGCGGCTCGATCGAGATTAATAGTGAGGTAGGAGCAGGGACGAGCGTGACGGTCGAGCTGCCTAGCGTATTGGAAACGGGTGGAATGGCAGGAAGCTAG
- a CDS encoding C40 family peptidase: protein MMQPFKQLLSRKVVAVSLSAALLMTGTLAIPAPEAGAMSYSKAQDVIATSKSYMGTPYKFGAKLGQTKVFDCSSFVWTVFNQYGKKLPRTSKEMSKVGTYVSKANLKPGDLVFFYSPIHHVGIYIGNGKVIHTYGAPGVTISDMTKGWWKNNYTTARRVM, encoded by the coding sequence ATGATGCAGCCATTCAAACAACTACTCAGCCGCAAGGTTGTCGCCGTCAGCTTGAGCGCGGCGCTGCTTATGACCGGCACCCTAGCTATTCCCGCTCCCGAGGCTGGCGCGATGAGCTATTCGAAGGCACAGGATGTCATCGCCACCAGCAAATCATATATGGGCACACCGTACAAGTTCGGAGCGAAGCTCGGACAGACGAAAGTATTCGACTGCTCCTCGTTCGTCTGGACCGTGTTCAATCAGTATGGCAAGAAGCTGCCGCGCACGTCGAAGGAGATGTCCAAGGTCGGCACCTACGTCTCGAAGGCGAACCTGAAGCCAGGCGATCTTGTATTCTTCTACTCCCCGATTCATCATGTCGGGATCTATATCGGCAATGGCAAGGTGATCCATACGTACGGAGCGCCTGGTGTGACGATCTCGGACATGACGAAGGGCTGGTGGAAGAACAACTATACGACGGCGCGTCGTGTGATGTAA
- a CDS encoding DegV family protein, whose translation MAIRLITDGGVDFPSSWTEQQSFQVVPLHVTFDDLPYDVGQGMRSFYDKMKAHKNLPKTASPSPGDFVQAMEKHPDDDLIVVTISSSLSSTYAHAIMAKELVEGNGSSSRRIAVIDSRTASLGTGLMLHQIFRDMETGLGYEEVVARAEARVPKTKTYFYLDTLENVIKGGRLDRAKGAIASVLNVKLVMRANEEGAVEVADKVRGKKNAINRLVEKLEDIRGPLDERVLGVAHSNCLEEALELRDRILKKYPFRETFIAEMGPVIGTYAGEGGLIICYN comes from the coding sequence TTGGCAATTCGATTGATAACAGATGGCGGCGTTGACTTTCCGTCGTCCTGGACGGAGCAGCAGTCGTTTCAGGTCGTTCCGCTGCATGTGACGTTTGACGATCTCCCTTACGATGTGGGGCAAGGGATGAGGTCGTTCTATGATAAGATGAAAGCGCATAAAAACTTACCAAAAACAGCCAGTCCCTCACCAGGAGATTTCGTGCAGGCGATGGAGAAGCATCCTGACGATGACTTGATCGTCGTGACGATCTCGTCGAGTCTGAGCAGCACGTACGCGCATGCGATCATGGCGAAGGAGCTCGTCGAGGGGAACGGCTCGTCATCGCGCCGTATTGCAGTCATCGACTCACGCACGGCGTCGCTCGGCACAGGACTGATGCTGCACCAGATTTTCCGCGATATGGAGACGGGTCTTGGCTATGAAGAGGTAGTGGCGCGTGCCGAGGCGCGTGTGCCCAAGACGAAGACGTACTTCTATCTCGATACGCTGGAGAATGTGATCAAGGGCGGCCGTCTGGATCGAGCTAAGGGGGCGATCGCTTCGGTGCTGAACGTGAAGCTCGTTATGCGGGCGAACGAGGAGGGAGCCGTCGAGGTCGCGGATAAGGTGCGAGGGAAGAAGAACGCGATTAACCGTCTCGTGGAGAAGCTGGAGGACATACGCGGACCGCTGGACGAGCGGGTGCTAGGCGTCGCACATAGCAATTGCCTTGAGGAAGCGCTGGAGTTAAGAGATCGCATTCTGAAGAAATATCCGTTCCGTGAGACGTTCATTGCAGAGATGGGTCCGGTCATCGGCACGTATGCAGGTGAAGGCGGCTTGATCATATGCTATAATTAA
- a CDS encoding ADP-heptose synthase, with the protein MSRRFVIEAVLVAIYGELLAPSQPVEYLIPYHTIMELYEMKDSPEPVMPEAEDDAHVKSKIGELIAYFDDSFNRKKLERALGVPWRISPPLPINPNVTFLVVNAAENAQYGEALDPIETELILTSMREQAPIVTDQLELMGKIIQLEIPVQVYDVYDFEFAVEQGIHADDWMAP; encoded by the coding sequence ATGTCCCGGCGATTCGTGATTGAGGCCGTACTGGTGGCCATCTACGGGGAGCTGCTAGCGCCCAGCCAGCCTGTTGAGTATTTAATTCCTTATCATACCATTATGGAGCTGTATGAGATGAAGGACAGCCCGGAGCCGGTGATGCCGGAGGCCGAGGATGATGCGCACGTGAAGAGTAAGATCGGCGAGCTGATCGCTTATTTCGATGATTCCTTTAACCGGAAAAAACTGGAGCGCGCACTCGGTGTCCCTTGGCGGATCAGCCCTCCGCTGCCGATTAATCCGAATGTGACGTTCCTCGTTGTGAATGCAGCGGAGAATGCGCAGTATGGGGAAGCGCTTGACCCGATCGAGACGGAGCTTATCCTTACCTCGATGCGCGAGCAGGCGCCGATCGTGACGGACCAGCTGGAGCTAATGGGGAAAATTATTCAGCTTGAAATACCGGTTCAAGTGTATGACGTGTATGATTTCGAGTTTGCGGTGGAGCAGGGCATTCACGCAGATGATTGGATGGCGCCTTAA
- a CDS encoding IS4 family transposase, whose product MDKDTLFSSFGKWISPICAKTFTDRVREMEQDKYVKKLTTLSYLKLFLHAQIQQRDGLREIAADVLCENFQRELGIQSISASQLSRKHNQVDSSLLEQVFQSLVQHIRRSEAPPSLRKDFKIIDSTTIGLCLQKYKWAEFRKTKAGIKLHFRLAYMDDETAVPEKVNMTPAKKSDRSQLDDLVDEVGCTYVFDRGYIDYAKFDDYCDRGIFFVTRTKKNTAIRQIESFKLPADARVKSDEMVYIGTPQKRMENVLRLIQTEDTEGNPITILTNRFDLEADEIGQIYRERWAIETFFKWMKQHVRIKTFYGTSEQAVMNQVWMALIAFCLLVLVKMETGTKHSLLDLYRWLKVLLWNSAEIWMERIHYKPSRTSAGRRKRV is encoded by the coding sequence ATGGACAAGGATACCCTATTTTCTTCATTTGGTAAATGGATTTCTCCAATTTGTGCGAAGACGTTCACAGATCGTGTTCGTGAAATGGAACAAGATAAATATGTGAAGAAGCTTACAACATTGTCGTACCTTAAATTGTTCTTGCATGCGCAAATTCAGCAGCGAGACGGGCTTCGTGAAATAGCTGCCGATGTGCTTTGTGAAAACTTTCAAAGGGAACTCGGAATCCAATCGATCTCCGCCTCCCAGTTAAGCCGGAAGCATAATCAAGTCGACTCTTCCTTGCTGGAACAAGTATTCCAGTCGCTGGTGCAGCACATTCGCCGAAGCGAAGCTCCTCCTTCCCTTCGAAAAGATTTTAAGATCATCGACTCTACGACCATCGGACTTTGCCTGCAAAAATACAAATGGGCTGAGTTCCGGAAAACGAAAGCTGGAATCAAGCTACACTTTCGCCTGGCGTATATGGATGATGAAACTGCTGTTCCCGAGAAGGTCAACATGACACCTGCCAAGAAGAGTGACCGCAGTCAGTTGGATGACCTGGTCGACGAAGTGGGTTGCACCTACGTGTTTGATCGCGGCTATATCGACTACGCCAAGTTTGACGACTACTGCGACCGTGGCATTTTCTTTGTGACTCGGACGAAAAAGAATACCGCCATCCGTCAGATTGAGTCGTTTAAACTGCCAGCTGATGCTCGTGTGAAATCGGATGAAATGGTGTACATCGGAACACCGCAGAAGCGAATGGAAAACGTCTTGCGATTGATCCAAACGGAAGATACCGAAGGCAATCCGATTACCATTCTCACGAACCGCTTCGACTTAGAGGCGGATGAAATCGGACAAATCTACCGGGAACGCTGGGCGATTGAAACATTCTTCAAATGGATGAAGCAGCACGTACGCATCAAGACATTTTATGGAACCAGTGAGCAAGCCGTTATGAATCAGGTGTGGATGGCACTCATCGCCTTTTGTCTGCTCGTGCTGGTGAAGATGGAAACGGGCACCAAACACAGTCTGCTGGATCTATACCGGTGGCTAAAGGTTTTGCTATGGAATTCAGCAGAAATCTGGATGGAACGTATTCATTACAAACCAAGTCGAACATCTGCAGGTAGGCGAAAGAGAGTTTAG
- a CDS encoding DUF2533 family protein codes for MSNVHQAITAHVSKQNAHLQQFLQLEEARERAIEEAVAACAAGRPFQVDLINRITSAINEHAQQGISPTRVYVTEQMVREHAAKQQV; via the coding sequence ATGAGTAACGTTCATCAAGCCATTACCGCCCACGTTTCGAAGCAAAACGCCCACCTGCAGCAGTTTCTGCAGCTGGAGGAGGCTCGCGAGCGCGCCATTGAAGAGGCCGTTGCGGCTTGCGCTGCAGGCCGTCCATTCCAGGTTGATCTGATCAATCGGATTACGTCGGCCATTAACGAGCATGCCCAGCAAGGCATCTCCCCGACACGGGTATATGTGACGGAGCAGATGGTGCGCGAGCACGCAGCCAAGCAGCAGGTGTAA
- a CDS encoding NUDIX domain-containing protein: MSNDKQQELFDIYDDRMNRIGTATRTEAHTQGLWHATFQCWLWYEENGEVYVLFQERHPDKDTFPGLLDISCAGHLLAGESPEDGVRELEEELGVTCAFEELHSCGIYAESDEIRDGLIDREYCHVYVLHSERPLASYHLQPDEVTGLYALRLEHVKLLASGLMLEPVRISGVKPDESGTLVNVERLATQEQFVPHAQSYYELVMRGIQAQRGR; the protein is encoded by the coding sequence ATGTCGAACGATAAGCAGCAGGAGCTATTCGACATCTACGATGATCGAATGAATCGGATCGGTACGGCGACTCGCACAGAGGCGCATACGCAAGGGCTATGGCATGCGACCTTCCAGTGCTGGCTCTGGTATGAAGAGAACGGTGAGGTGTATGTGCTGTTCCAGGAGCGGCATCCGGATAAGGATACGTTCCCGGGCCTGCTCGACATCTCGTGTGCGGGGCATCTGCTCGCTGGGGAGTCGCCGGAGGATGGAGTAAGAGAGCTGGAGGAGGAGCTAGGGGTGACGTGTGCATTCGAGGAGCTGCATAGCTGCGGCATCTATGCCGAGTCCGATGAGATCCGGGACGGGCTAATCGATCGCGAGTATTGTCACGTCTACGTGCTGCATAGCGAGCGGCCGCTAGCGTCGTACCATCTGCAGCCGGATGAAGTGACCGGACTGTATGCGCTTCGTCTCGAGCACGTGAAGCTATTAGCGAGCGGGCTGATGCTCGAGCCGGTGCGGATCAGTGGAGTGAAGCCGGACGAGAGCGGGACGCTGGTGAATGTGGAGCGACTGGCGACGCAAGAGCAATTCGTCCCTCATGCGCAGTCGTATTATGAGCTGGTCATGCGAGGGATTCAGGCGCAGCGTGGACGTTAA